The Anderseniella sp. Alg231-50 genome has a segment encoding these proteins:
- the cckA gene encoding cell cycle histidine kinase CckA: protein MSKDIQIEPESGSSKPARTPASPPDKEVELVQAEESPVREPRPAQSDGKPVLSLLLAISLAVIVYFAVQTTGTIVPQVVVVALALMSLMGLLAVFGALAGFVHFGRAPRQKEFFDQLFDAVGEPCVVADARGLIIYSNTSYQQLVSASGQGRIVNLETLYAGYPDVSERVYRLARAAREGNEASEQFRLAAGSAAAGARSDAAAWLRLQVKPLKVGAGQPYSVWRLIDETDARASQEDAFENLQYIINYLDHAPAGFFSTTADGAIAYVNATLAEWLGLDLSATTDGNLKLSDIVTDKGAKLLGGIEPEAGRPVTEVFDLDLATRTGETIPARVVHRCEFDSEGKLQPSRTLVLDRRAHFAVEKNSGEAQVQISRLFNSLPIGIVQLNAKGTIETMNAAFLELAPKAKRRGSLSKLVREDERETLDRLVADAAGGKAETKPTDVHFLGAEETSGQVYCVADETGGKGAVMVFAVDTTKHSSLETQLAQSQKMQAVGQLAGGVAHDFNNVLTAIIGFSDLLLARHRPTDPSFADIMNIKQNANRAANLVRQLLAFSRRQTLRPEVLSLTDVLSDLGNLLGRLLGETVELKIVHGRDLDRIKVDINQFEQVVINLCVNARDAMPDGGVLTLRSSNVSAAESESVKPGLMPPGEYVLLEVADTGTGMPQDVLDKIYEPFFSTKEVGKGTGLGLSTVYGIIKQTGGFIFCDSELGKGTTFKVYLPQYIETQEEESARVAEAATGEPKSVDLTGSGTILLVEDEDAVRSFAKRALESRGYTVLEADSGEVGLEVLEEYGAEPDLIVSDVVMPEMDGPSMLRELRKRGIKTKIVFISGYAEDAFEKNLEGQTDFAFLPKPFTLKQLAEAVKEAIG, encoded by the coding sequence ATGAGCAAAGACATTCAAATCGAACCGGAAAGCGGTTCTTCAAAGCCTGCCAGGACGCCAGCGTCACCGCCTGACAAAGAAGTTGAACTGGTGCAGGCAGAGGAGTCTCCTGTCCGCGAGCCGCGACCGGCCCAGTCGGACGGCAAACCAGTGCTCAGTCTCCTGCTGGCAATTTCGCTGGCCGTAATCGTTTATTTCGCCGTTCAGACCACAGGGACCATTGTTCCTCAGGTGGTCGTGGTGGCGCTGGCCCTGATGTCGCTTATGGGACTTCTTGCGGTCTTCGGTGCGCTGGCGGGGTTTGTGCATTTCGGGCGGGCGCCCCGGCAGAAGGAGTTTTTCGACCAGCTGTTTGATGCGGTCGGTGAACCTTGCGTGGTGGCGGATGCGCGCGGACTGATCATCTACTCCAACACCTCCTACCAACAACTTGTCTCAGCCTCCGGACAGGGCAGGATCGTCAATCTCGAGACACTGTATGCCGGTTATCCGGACGTGTCGGAGCGGGTTTACCGGCTGGCGCGTGCCGCACGGGAGGGCAATGAGGCGTCCGAGCAGTTCAGGCTGGCGGCGGGATCCGCCGCGGCAGGCGCGCGCAGTGATGCGGCCGCGTGGCTGCGCCTGCAGGTCAAGCCGCTGAAGGTGGGCGCCGGCCAGCCGTACTCGGTGTGGCGGCTCATCGATGAAACCGATGCCCGGGCGTCCCAGGAAGACGCCTTTGAAAACCTGCAATACATCATAAATTATCTCGACCATGCACCGGCGGGTTTCTTCTCAACCACGGCTGACGGCGCAATAGCCTATGTGAACGCCACATTGGCCGAGTGGCTGGGGCTCGACCTGTCAGCGACCACCGACGGCAATCTGAAATTGTCGGATATCGTGACCGACAAGGGGGCCAAGCTGCTGGGCGGCATAGAGCCGGAAGCCGGCCGGCCGGTGACGGAAGTCTTTGACCTGGATCTCGCCACCCGCACCGGCGAGACAATACCGGCCCGCGTGGTTCATCGCTGTGAGTTTGACAGCGAAGGCAAGCTGCAGCCGTCACGGACGCTGGTGCTGGACAGGCGGGCGCATTTTGCTGTCGAGAAAAACTCCGGCGAAGCCCAGGTGCAGATTTCGCGGCTGTTCAATTCGCTGCCCATCGGCATTGTGCAACTGAATGCCAAGGGCACGATCGAAACCATGAACGCGGCGTTTCTCGAGCTTGCGCCGAAGGCCAAGCGGCGCGGCTCACTGTCGAAACTGGTGCGCGAAGACGAGCGCGAAACGCTGGACCGGCTTGTCGCTGATGCGGCGGGAGGCAAGGCAGAAACCAAGCCGACCGACGTTCACTTCCTGGGTGCGGAGGAAACCTCGGGCCAGGTGTACTGTGTGGCCGACGAAACCGGCGGCAAGGGCGCGGTCATGGTGTTTGCCGTGGACACCACAAAACACTCGTCGCTTGAAACGCAGCTCGCCCAGAGCCAGAAGATGCAGGCGGTGGGCCAGCTTGCAGGCGGTGTCGCGCATGACTTCAACAACGTGCTGACCGCCATCATCGGCTTTTCCGACCTGTTGCTGGCGCGTCACCGCCCGACCGATCCGTCCTTCGCCGATATCATGAACATCAAGCAGAATGCCAACCGGGCCGCCAACCTGGTGCGCCAGTTGCTGGCATTCTCGCGGCGCCAGACCTTGCGGCCTGAAGTTCTGTCGCTGACCGATGTGCTGTCGGATCTCGGCAACCTGCTGGGCCGCCTGCTTGGCGAAACGGTTGAACTGAAGATTGTACATGGCCGCGATCTCGACCGTATCAAGGTCGATATCAACCAGTTTGAGCAAGTGGTGATAAACCTGTGCGTGAATGCGCGCGACGCGATGCCCGACGGCGGCGTGCTGACGCTGCGCTCCAGCAATGTGTCCGCTGCAGAATCAGAGAGCGTCAAGCCAGGCCTGATGCCGCCGGGTGAATATGTTCTCCTGGAGGTCGCCGACACCGGCACCGGGATGCCGCAGGACGTGCTTGACAAGATTTACGAACCGTTTTTCTCGACCAAGGAAGTGGGCAAGGGGACCGGGCTCGGATTGTCGACGGTGTACGGCATCATCAAACAGACCGGCGGGTTCATCTTCTGTGACAGCGAGTTGGGCAAGGGGACTACATTCAAGGTCTACCTGCCGCAATACATCGAGACGCAGGAAGAAGAATCGGCGCGCGTCGCGGAAGCTGCAACCGGTGAACCAAAAAGCGTGGATTTGACCGGCTCCGGGACCATTTTGCTGGTTGAGGATGAAGATGCGGTACGCTCGTTCGCCAAGCGGGCGCTGGAGTCGCGCGGGTACACGGTGCTGGAAGCCGATTCCGGTGAAGTCGGGCTTGAGGTGCTGGAAGAATACGGGGCCGAACCTGACCTGATCGTGTCGGATGTGGTGATGCCGGAAATGGACGGGCCGAGCATGCTGCGCGAACTGCGCAAGCGCGGGATCAAGACCAAGATTGTTTTCATCTCGGGCTATGCCGAAGATGCGTTCGAGAAAAACCTTGAAGGCCAGACGGATTTTGCCTTCCTGCCCAAGCCGTTTACCCTCAAGCAGCTTGCTGAAGCCGTGAAGGAAGCAATAGGCTGA
- a CDS encoding flagellar biosynthetic protein FliO — MELLQPYMNWIYLGAVVLAVFIFAWLMIRALGGRVRAKRGSRLGISEYYEVDKSRFLVLVRRDDVEHLVLVGGSQDVVIEAGISTRPARQGAPAGAKRSRNLAAEAIDSIPPAAPAGPAQEAPPLGPAEPAGNVRPLGSRPAPRPPVFADTAPADRPPNLRAVEHDLDQK, encoded by the coding sequence ATGGAACTTCTACAGCCTTATATGAACTGGATATATCTTGGCGCTGTTGTGCTGGCGGTGTTCATTTTCGCCTGGCTGATGATACGTGCTCTTGGCGGCCGCGTGCGCGCAAAGCGTGGCTCCCGTCTTGGCATTTCGGAGTATTACGAGGTCGACAAATCCCGCTTCCTGGTGCTGGTCCGCCGCGATGATGTGGAACACCTCGTACTGGTTGGTGGTTCCCAGGACGTGGTCATAGAGGCGGGTATCAGCACCCGGCCCGCCCGTCAGGGCGCCCCTGCAGGAGCCAAGAGAAGCAGGAACCTTGCAGCGGAAGCCATAGACAGCATCCCGCCGGCCGCGCCGGCAGGTCCGGCACAGGAAGCACCGCCGCTTGGACCGGCCGAACCTGCCGGTAATGTTCGCCCGCTGGGATCACGTCCCGCGCCACGGCCTCCGGTGTTCGCGGACACCGCACCTGCCGATCGTCCGCCGAATTTGCGGGCGGTGGAACACGATCTGGACCAGAAGTAA
- the dksA gene encoding RNA polymerase-binding protein DksA, with translation MGENKPIPLSKLEKEPFMSERQQEYFRAKLLAWKEDILKESRETLQNLQTENLVLPDAADRASTETDRSLELRTRDRQRKLIAKIEAALKRIDDGIYGYCEETGEPISLRRLDARPIATLSVEAQERHERREKVYRDD, from the coding sequence ATGGGAGAGAACAAGCCGATTCCGCTATCCAAGCTGGAAAAGGAGCCGTTCATGAGCGAACGGCAGCAAGAATACTTCCGGGCAAAACTTCTTGCCTGGAAAGAAGACATCCTGAAAGAAAGCCGTGAGACGCTGCAAAACCTGCAGACGGAAAATCTCGTGCTGCCTGATGCGGCAGACCGGGCGTCCACGGAAACAGACCGGTCACTGGAGCTTCGCACCCGTGACAGACAGCGCAAGCTGATCGCAAAAATTGAAGCCGCCCTGAAACGCATAGACGACGGTATTTACGGATACTGCGAAGAAACCGGCGAGCCGATTTCACTTCGCCGCCTGGATGCCCGTCCCATCGCCACACTTTCTGTCGAGGCTCAGGAGCGGCACGAACGTCGCGAGAAGGTCTACCGCGACGATTGA
- a CDS encoding AAA family ATPase has product MRFEGTSDYIATEDLRVAVNAAIVLERPLLIKGEPGTGKTVLAHEVAKAIDTPLLEWHIKSTTKAQQGLYEYDAVSRLRDSQLGDERVHDIKNYIKRGKLWDAFTADNRSVLLIDEIDKADIEFPNDLLQELDRMEFHVYETGETVKAANRPVVIITSNNEKELPDAFLRRCFFHFIKFPDADTMKDIIEVHYPGLKQRLVSEALNIFYEVRDVPGLKKKPSTSELLDWIKLLLNEDVTPETLRQKDPTKVIPPLHGALLKNEQDVALFERLAFMARRESR; this is encoded by the coding sequence ATGAGATTTGAAGGCACCAGCGACTATATTGCCACCGAAGACCTGCGTGTAGCCGTAAACGCGGCAATCGTGCTGGAAAGACCTCTTCTGATCAAGGGCGAACCTGGCACCGGCAAGACCGTGCTGGCCCATGAAGTCGCCAAGGCAATCGACACGCCGCTGCTGGAATGGCACATCAAGTCCACCACCAAGGCGCAGCAGGGCCTGTATGAGTATGACGCGGTATCCCGTCTTCGTGACAGCCAGCTGGGTGATGAACGGGTTCATGACATCAAGAACTACATCAAGCGCGGCAAGTTGTGGGACGCCTTCACCGCCGATAATCGCTCGGTGTTGCTGATCGACGAAATCGACAAGGCGGATATCGAGTTTCCAAATGACCTGCTGCAGGAGCTCGACCGTATGGAGTTCCATGTCTATGAGACCGGTGAAACCGTCAAGGCGGCAAACCGGCCGGTGGTGATCATTACGTCCAACAACGAGAAGGAATTGCCCGACGCGTTCCTGCGCCGGTGTTTCTTCCACTTCATCAAGTTTCCCGATGCCGACACCATGAAGGACATCATCGAGGTCCACTATCCCGGCCTCAAGCAGCGCCTCGTCAGTGAAGCCCTGAATATCTTTTACGAAGTGCGCGATGTGCCGGGCCTGAAGAAGAAACCGTCCACATCCGAACTGCTTGACTGGATAAAGCTGCTGCTCAATGAGGATGTCACACCGGAAACGCTGCGCCAGAAGGACCCGACCAAGGTAATTCCGCCGCTGCATGGTGCCTTGCTGAAGAACGAACAGGACGTCGCGCTGTTTGAACGGCTCGCCTTCATGGCACGGCGGGAAAGTCGTTAA
- a CDS encoding DUF2975 domain-containing protein, protein MLPSQSIARMAIRLSWFTLIAMGLFVTAGAVVFWHPGYIAQAVPAQLDGVEWTDLAGWQKALMHIFGSVAPLLLLYGLWQVRAFFELYRTGDLFPAHAGLHIKRFGQALVGVAVAQIVAGAAISAALTAHLPAGQGMVAVNLSSTNLATLVIAALIMMMGRLLDEASRIAEENRSIV, encoded by the coding sequence ATGCTGCCCTCACAATCAATTGCCCGCATGGCAATCCGGCTGAGCTGGTTCACGCTCATCGCCATGGGCTTGTTCGTAACTGCCGGTGCAGTTGTGTTCTGGCATCCCGGATACATCGCCCAGGCGGTACCAGCGCAATTGGACGGTGTTGAATGGACAGACCTTGCCGGCTGGCAGAAGGCGCTGATGCACATTTTCGGGTCTGTTGCGCCGCTATTGCTGCTTTATGGTCTGTGGCAGGTCAGGGCGTTTTTTGAACTGTACCGGACCGGAGACCTGTTTCCGGCCCATGCCGGCCTCCATATCAAGCGGTTCGGCCAGGCGCTGGTGGGCGTAGCCGTTGCCCAGATCGTTGCCGGCGCAGCCATCAGTGCGGCACTGACCGCCCACCTGCCCGCCGGCCAGGGCATGGTTGCTGTAAACCTGTCCAGCACCAATCTGGCCACGCTGGTGATCGCCGCCCTGATCATGATGATGGGGCGCCTGCTCGACGAGGCGTCCCGGATAGCCGAAGAGAATCGCTCTATCGTGTAA
- a CDS encoding helix-turn-helix domain-containing protein, whose protein sequence is MPIIVNLDIMLARRKMRSRELAELVGITEQNISLLKSGKVKGVRFETLEKICQALNCQPGELLEYTEPE, encoded by the coding sequence ATGCCTATTATTGTCAATCTGGACATTATGCTCGCGCGCCGCAAAATGCGCTCGCGGGAGCTGGCGGAACTGGTCGGGATTACCGAGCAAAACATATCCCTGCTCAAATCAGGCAAGGTCAAGGGCGTGCGTTTTGAAACGCTGGAAAAGATATGCCAGGCCCTGAATTGCCAGCCTGGAGAGCTGCTTGAGTACACAGAGCCCGAGTAA
- a CDS encoding porin family protein — MTAGCTVLLAFTGLAQAQSAPEPGTAAAPAAQSQTVTRQRPARLLVPEETQREFAALPAGKRLKILGRLIRNGQSDAAETLLRAAPFTGKFGHNRNLFMQAMITHERGDFKQAIRIYREVLANDPKLTAVRAELARALYDNKEDRSAAHHLFLLRASAPNTKAQRTFDAAINAIEARKTWSFNVWGSIAPSTNFNNGTNLEVVNVGGVDFEIGNQARERSGIGFRGGGNVGYNLRLRRDLSLIVSSGTNLVQYEGIQFDQTSLNQTALLRYRQPKYSVAFGAVSTQGWYGADEFVWSVGPQAIISYLVTPKAQFYTQLKHVWNRYEEATYRDGWTSSATTQLKYAFSDTTLLFAKAGVGRTQTERDHLSNWNGSGGAGFYHELPWGLTGFAEASVYHSVSDGNYPLLGEKRRQTRATGRMSITKRDFYWRGLAPQLEYTYTRNFSNDELSRYDSHGLALTVTRAF, encoded by the coding sequence GTGACTGCAGGCTGTACCGTATTGCTGGCTTTCACCGGTCTTGCACAGGCGCAATCCGCACCGGAACCAGGTACGGCTGCGGCACCTGCCGCACAATCGCAAACCGTCACCCGACAACGCCCGGCCAGACTGCTGGTGCCGGAAGAGACTCAAAGGGAATTCGCCGCCCTGCCGGCCGGCAAGCGCCTGAAAATCCTCGGCCGGCTGATCCGGAACGGCCAGTCGGACGCAGCTGAAACTCTGCTTCGCGCAGCGCCATTTACCGGCAAATTCGGTCACAACCGCAATCTTTTCATGCAAGCAATGATCACGCATGAACGCGGCGACTTCAAACAGGCCATCCGCATTTACCGCGAAGTCCTGGCCAATGACCCCAAGCTCACCGCAGTGCGTGCGGAACTTGCTCGCGCACTTTATGACAACAAGGAAGATCGAAGTGCGGCGCACCATCTCTTCCTGCTGCGCGCATCCGCCCCCAATACCAAAGCACAGCGCACATTCGACGCCGCCATCAACGCCATTGAAGCGCGCAAGACGTGGAGTTTCAATGTCTGGGGGTCGATCGCACCATCGACAAATTTCAACAATGGCACCAACCTCGAAGTGGTCAACGTTGGCGGTGTTGATTTCGAAATCGGCAACCAGGCCAGGGAAAGATCCGGCATCGGTTTTCGTGGCGGCGGCAATGTCGGTTACAATCTGAGGTTGAGAAGAGATCTCAGCCTGATTGTGTCAAGCGGCACAAACCTTGTTCAGTATGAAGGCATACAGTTCGACCAGACATCCTTGAACCAGACCGCACTGTTGCGTTACCGGCAGCCCAAATATTCAGTCGCCTTCGGCGCGGTTTCGACACAAGGTTGGTACGGCGCTGATGAGTTTGTCTGGTCAGTGGGCCCGCAGGCCATCATCAGCTACCTGGTGACACCGAAAGCCCAGTTTTATACTCAGCTCAAGCATGTCTGGAACCGCTATGAAGAAGCCACATACCGTGACGGGTGGACCAGCAGCGCGACCACCCAGCTGAAATACGCCTTCAGCGACACAACCCTGCTGTTCGCCAAGGCAGGCGTCGGCAGAACCCAGACCGAGCGCGATCACCTGAGCAATTGGAACGGCAGTGGCGGAGCGGGTTTCTACCACGAATTGCCATGGGGCCTGACCGGGTTTGCGGAGGCCAGTGTGTACCACTCGGTTTCTGACGGGAATTATCCGTTGCTCGGAGAAAAGCGCCGGCAGACCCGTGCAACCGGGCGCATGTCGATAACCAAACGTGACTTCTACTGGCGCGGGCTTGCTCCGCAGCTGGAATACACCTACACCCGCAACTTCTCCAATGATGAGCTGAGCCGGTATGACTCGCACGGTCTGGCCCTCACCGTAACTCGGGCCTTTTGA
- a CDS encoding ATPase has protein sequence MKFSSADELLNWPSKAVTIMGMSGVGKTTLANLLRDDDWFHYSVDYRIGTRYMGEHIVDNFKREAMKNPFLRELLKTDSIYISSNISFDNLDPLSTYLGKPGDPDKGGIPFAEYKRRQAQHREAEIKALADVPHFMAKSRDIYTYDHFICDTGGSLCEIVDAGNPSDPVLTALSDTTLLLYIRGTEEHSADLVERFRDMPKPMYYQPAFLDQTWQSFKQQHGIGRDDDVDPDQFIVWGFERLLHHRIPLYEQIAENHGYVVEMHEIPQIRDDKDFLDLLTRAIA, from the coding sequence ATGAAATTTTCCAGCGCAGATGAGTTACTGAACTGGCCGTCCAAGGCCGTTACCATAATGGGTATGTCTGGTGTGGGCAAAACCACCCTGGCCAACCTGCTGCGCGATGACGACTGGTTCCATTACTCGGTCGATTACCGCATCGGCACCCGCTATATGGGCGAACACATCGTCGACAATTTCAAGCGCGAAGCGATGAAGAACCCGTTTCTGCGCGAACTGCTGAAAACCGACTCGATCTACATTTCGTCCAATATCAGCTTTGACAATCTGGATCCGCTGTCGACCTATCTCGGCAAGCCCGGCGATCCGGACAAGGGCGGTATTCCGTTTGCCGAATACAAACGGCGCCAGGCCCAGCACAGGGAAGCTGAAATCAAGGCTCTTGCGGATGTGCCCCACTTCATGGCGAAGTCGCGGGATATTTACACCTATGATCATTTCATCTGCGATACCGGTGGCTCGCTTTGCGAAATTGTCGATGCCGGCAACCCGTCCGACCCGGTTCTAACCGCGCTCAGCGACACGACGTTGCTGCTGTATATCCGCGGCACTGAGGAACACTCCGCAGACCTGGTTGAGCGCTTCCGGGACATGCCCAAACCGATGTATTATCAGCCGGCGTTTCTGGATCAGACCTGGCAGTCGTTCAAGCAGCAACATGGTATTGGCCGCGACGACGACGTCGACCCGGATCAATTCATCGTGTGGGGGTTTGAAAGACTTTTGCATCATCGCATTCCGCTCTATGAACAGATTGCTGAAAACCATGGTTATGTGGTTGAAATGCACGAAATCCCGCAGATCAGGGATGACAAGGACTTCCTCGATCTGCTGACCCGTGCCATCGCCTGA
- the metA gene encoding homoserine O-acetyltransferase MetA has translation MPIKIPTNLPARATLEQEGVMVMDDDEAARQDIRPLRVGLLNLMPNKQRTETQFARLCGATPLQVEMTLIKMTHHTSKLTSSEHMLNFYRPFDDVRDEKFDGFVITGAPIELLEFEDVTYWAEMREILDWCDSHVHSAMHICWGAQAALHHYHGVPKHELDAKAFGVYRHRNLNPASPYLRGFSDDFSIPVSRWTEVRRADLPAGSGLEVLMEADDAGLCLLNDAARRTLYMFNHIEYDSTTLAEEYHRDVAAGKPINIPPNYFPGDDPSKTPENRWRSHAHLLFGNWLNEVYQSTPYDLDKIGK, from the coding sequence ATGCCCATCAAGATACCGACAAACCTGCCTGCCCGCGCCACCCTCGAACAGGAAGGCGTAATGGTGATGGATGACGATGAGGCGGCGCGTCAGGATATCCGCCCGTTGCGCGTCGGCCTGCTCAATCTGATGCCCAACAAGCAGCGTACCGAAACCCAGTTTGCACGGCTGTGCGGCGCCACACCGCTACAGGTGGAAATGACGCTGATAAAGATGACGCATCACACGTCGAAGTTGACATCTTCGGAGCACATGCTGAATTTCTATCGCCCGTTTGACGATGTGCGCGACGAAAAGTTCGATGGCTTCGTCATCACCGGTGCGCCGATCGAACTGCTCGAGTTTGAAGATGTCACCTATTGGGCCGAAATGCGCGAAATTCTCGACTGGTGTGACAGCCATGTCCATTCCGCCATGCATATCTGCTGGGGTGCGCAGGCCGCCCTGCACCATTATCACGGTGTTCCAAAACATGAACTGGATGCCAAGGCGTTTGGTGTATACCGGCATCGCAACCTGAACCCGGCATCACCTTACTTGCGCGGCTTCTCGGACGACTTTTCCATCCCCGTGTCACGCTGGACCGAGGTTCGCCGGGCCGACCTGCCTGCCGGCAGCGGGCTTGAAGTGCTGATGGAAGCCGATGATGCCGGACTGTGCCTGCTCAATGATGCGGCGCGGCGCACTTTGTACATGTTCAATCACATAGAGTATGACTCGACCACCCTGGCCGAAGAATATCATCGTGATGTGGCTGCCGGAAAGCCCATCAACATCCCGCCCAATTACTTCCCGGGCGATGATCCGTCAAAAACCCCTGAAAACAGGTGGCGCAGCCACGCGCATCTGTTGTTTGGCAACTGGCTGAACGAGGTTTACCAGTCGACCCCATATGATCTCGACAAGATCGGCAAATGA
- a CDS encoding FAS1-like dehydratase domain-containing protein, which produces MTDGDLTGWIGRSRTTRDTISAGQLAKIAATFDCPAPASDKTASLPPGWHWAFFPDITPLSGIGRDGHQALGEFLPPVPLPRRMWASGNLKINRPLGIGETVDKTSTILSVEEKQGRTGHLVFVRVGHEFSGNRGGSMQEEHQIVYREAPDPDAVPPPPMLPPHEPDRSVTLTASPVQLFRYSAITFNSHRIHYDVDFCRDEEGYDGLIIHGPLTATLLMELACSQAPGRLLKSFSFRALSPLTHVHQFSLHVFETAEKHYSVWACNHRGELAMTGEAELGPDQ; this is translated from the coding sequence ATGACTGACGGTGACCTGACAGGCTGGATCGGCCGCAGCCGCACCACGCGTGATACAATTTCTGCCGGCCAACTGGCAAAAATCGCGGCGACGTTCGATTGCCCGGCTCCTGCGTCGGACAAAACAGCGTCTCTGCCGCCTGGATGGCACTGGGCGTTCTTCCCCGACATCACGCCGCTCTCCGGTATCGGGCGCGATGGTCATCAGGCACTGGGCGAGTTTCTGCCGCCGGTCCCGCTGCCCCGGCGCATGTGGGCATCGGGCAACCTCAAAATCAACCGACCGCTCGGTATTGGCGAAACTGTGGACAAGACGTCGACGATCCTGTCTGTGGAAGAAAAACAGGGGCGCACCGGACACCTGGTTTTCGTTCGCGTCGGGCACGAGTTTTCCGGCAATCGCGGCGGCAGCATGCAGGAAGAGCACCAGATCGTTTACCGCGAGGCTCCTGATCCGGATGCGGTGCCGCCACCTCCGATGCTGCCGCCTCATGAGCCGGACAGATCTGTCACCCTGACCGCCTCTCCGGTCCAGCTGTTTCGCTATTCGGCGATTACCTTCAACAGCCATCGCATCCACTACGACGTGGATTTTTGCCGGGACGAGGAAGGCTATGACGGCCTCATCATTCACGGACCGCTGACCGCGACTTTGCTGATGGAGCTTGCCTGCAGCCAGGCACCTGGCAGGCTGTTGAAGAGCTTCAGCTTCCGCGCACTCAGCCCCCTGACCCACGTTCACCAGTTTTCACTGCATGTTTTCGAAACGGCCGAAAAGCATTACAGCGTTTGGGCATGCAACCATCGTGGCGAACTCGCCATGACCGGCGAGGCAGAATTAGGACCTGACCAGTAA
- a CDS encoding response regulator — protein MAAENNTGETMQNFPRRVLIIDDDPILRVVLQQFFNEHGSIAVDQAENGQTAQEAIGRASEPYDLTTLDLSMPGVDGFEFLTYLKQHNVEMRVLIISSLPAPVIRMAEALADFKALNAIGHLRKPVSATALHAILNGQVWQPHDESRPLLQANA, from the coding sequence ATGGCCGCTGAAAATAACACTGGTGAAACAATGCAGAATTTCCCCCGGAGAGTGCTGATCATAGATGATGACCCCATCCTGCGGGTGGTTCTGCAGCAGTTCTTCAATGAACATGGATCTATCGCGGTCGACCAGGCAGAAAACGGCCAAACCGCACAAGAGGCCATTGGACGTGCCTCTGAACCCTATGACCTGACGACGCTTGACCTGAGCATGCCGGGAGTTGATGGCTTCGAATTTCTGACTTACCTGAAGCAGCACAATGTTGAAATGCGCGTTCTGATTATATCAAGTTTACCCGCGCCTGTGATCAGGATGGCCGAGGCACTGGCTGACTTCAAGGCGCTCAACGCCATTGGACATCTCAGAAAACCGGTATCTGCAACTGCCTTGCACGCGATCCTGAACGGCCAGGTCTGGCAGCCTCATGATGAGTCTCGTCCCCTGCTGCAGGCCAACGCATAG